A genome region from Baekduia alba includes the following:
- a CDS encoding VOC family protein, whose product MFKDTKAFSGFAVPDIDAAQRFYGDTLGIETSVEHGLLTLHLAGGARPTLAYPKPDHTPAAYTILNFPVDDIEAAVDELVSRGVEILRYDGFQQDERGIMREGGPLIAWFTDPGGNVLSVLQD is encoded by the coding sequence ATGTTCAAGGACACGAAGGCCTTCAGCGGGTTCGCCGTTCCCGACATCGACGCCGCGCAGCGGTTCTACGGCGACACGCTCGGCATCGAGACGTCGGTCGAGCATGGGCTGCTGACGCTGCACCTCGCCGGCGGCGCGCGCCCGACGCTCGCATACCCGAAGCCCGACCACACGCCCGCCGCCTACACGATCCTCAACTTCCCGGTCGACGACATCGAGGCCGCCGTCGACGAGCTCGTCAGCCGCGGCGTCGAGATCCTCCGCTACGACGGCTTCCAGCAGGACGAGCGCGGGATCATGCGCGAAGGCGGCCCGTTGATCGCGTGGTTCACCGACCCGGGCGGGAACGTCCTCTCGGTGCTCCAGGACTAG
- a CDS encoding VOC family protein, with product MAVKRIVADLHAADPAASRGFYEQVVGLELVMDHGWIVTFAAPDDPSVQLSVMADDASAPVAPDVSIEVDDVDAAYAVAVARGDEVVHPLTDEPWGVRWFFVRDPTGKVINILSHQRS from the coding sequence ATGGCCGTCAAGCGCATCGTCGCCGACCTGCACGCCGCGGACCCGGCCGCGAGCCGCGGGTTCTACGAGCAGGTTGTAGGACTGGAGCTGGTGATGGACCACGGGTGGATCGTGACGTTCGCCGCGCCGGACGATCCGAGCGTCCAGCTGAGCGTCATGGCCGACGACGCGAGCGCGCCGGTCGCGCCGGACGTCTCGATCGAGGTCGACGACGTCGACGCGGCCTACGCGGTGGCGGTCGCGCGCGGCGACGAGGTCGTGCATCCGCTGACCGACGAGCCATGGGGCGTCCGGTGGTTCTTCGTGCGGGATCCGACGGGCAAGGTCATCAACATCCTCAGCCACCAGCGGAGCTGA
- a CDS encoding aminotransferase class I/II-fold pyridoxal phosphate-dependent enzyme — translation MRPTSSSPAVTPAASPVARRPWLDHWLESCRDLAALKASHPMVDAVIDEIDGRMIRVGEQWLADFASCNYLGFDLDREIIDAVPAYLDTWGTHPSWSRLLGSPRLYEDIEERLTALLGAQDSLVLPTITHIHLSVIPLLAASGTIFLDARAHKTIYDGCQAARARGAAVRRFRFEDPDHLDELLSAERDPTRLVCMDGVNSMTGNPPDLPAFAEVARKHGALLYVDDAHGFGVIGERGEDVTNPYGAKGNSIVRHFGESYDNLILVGGFSKSYSSLLAFIACPTEVKDLLKVAAPPYLYSGPSPVASLATVLAGLDVNERRGDALRDELERLTRRTLDGLTRLDIHTPNRSGLPIIEIPLRDHEQIDSVGRFLFERGVYVTLAAYPLVPKDEVGFRVQLTAANTDAEVDTLLVALEELAARGVLRPAGEPPTTLRSAA, via the coding sequence ATGCGTCCTACGTCGTCATCCCCTGCCGTCACGCCCGCCGCCAGCCCTGTCGCGCGGCGCCCGTGGCTCGATCACTGGCTCGAGAGCTGCCGCGACCTCGCCGCGCTGAAGGCGTCCCACCCGATGGTGGACGCCGTCATCGACGAGATCGACGGCCGCATGATCCGCGTCGGCGAGCAGTGGCTCGCCGACTTCGCGTCGTGCAACTACCTCGGCTTCGACCTCGACCGCGAGATCATCGACGCGGTCCCGGCCTACCTCGACACGTGGGGCACGCACCCCTCGTGGTCGCGGCTGCTCGGCTCGCCGCGTCTGTACGAGGACATCGAGGAGCGCCTCACCGCGCTGCTCGGCGCGCAGGACTCGCTGGTCCTGCCGACGATCACCCACATCCACCTGTCGGTGATCCCGCTGCTGGCCGCCAGCGGCACGATCTTCCTCGACGCCCGGGCGCACAAGACGATCTACGACGGCTGCCAGGCCGCTCGCGCCCGCGGCGCCGCGGTCCGGCGCTTCCGCTTCGAGGACCCCGACCACCTCGACGAACTGCTGTCGGCCGAGCGCGATCCCACGCGCCTGGTGTGCATGGACGGCGTGAACTCGATGACCGGCAACCCGCCGGATCTGCCCGCGTTCGCCGAGGTCGCGCGCAAGCACGGCGCGCTGCTCTACGTCGACGACGCGCACGGCTTCGGCGTCATCGGCGAGCGCGGCGAGGACGTCACCAACCCCTACGGGGCGAAGGGCAACTCGATCGTCCGGCACTTCGGCGAGTCCTACGACAACCTGATCCTCGTCGGCGGCTTCTCGAAGTCCTACAGCTCGCTGCTGGCGTTCATCGCCTGCCCGACCGAGGTCAAGGACCTGCTGAAGGTCGCGGCGCCGCCCTACCTGTACTCCGGCCCGTCGCCGGTCGCGTCGCTGGCCACGGTCCTGGCCGGCCTCGACGTCAACGAGCGCCGCGGCGACGCGCTGCGCGACGAGCTCGAGCGCCTGACGCGCCGCACGCTCGACGGCCTGACGCGGCTCGACATCCACACGCCCAACCGCTCGGGCCTGCCGATCATCGAGATCCCGCTGCGCGACCACGAGCAGATCGACTCGGTCGGCCGCTTCCTCTTCGAACGCGGCGTCTACGTGACGCTCGCGGCCTACCCGCTGGTCCCGAAGGACGAGGTCGGCTTCCGTGTGCAGCTGACCGCGGCCAACACCGACGCCGAGGTCGACACCCTGCTCGTCGCGCTGGAGGAGCTTGCGGCGCGCGGCGTGCTGCGTCCGGCCGGCGAGCCACCCACGACGCTGCGGAGCGCGGCATGA
- a CDS encoding 5-methyltetrahydropteroyltriglutamate--homocysteine S-methyltransferase — protein sequence MSLRTTPPFRADHVGSLLRPPALLDARASHAAGRIDDVELRGAEDDAIRDVVAMQRDVGLKSATDGELRRASWHMDFIYALDGVTKAPGDLKVQFHNAEGDIEFTPAAMHIDGKLGVSETIFGADFAFLREQVAAGGDGVRPKLTIPSPSMVHYRGGRASIDEALYPDLDAFWADLTAAYAEEVRRLGEEGCTYLQFDDTSLAYLNDPAQRQHVVEIGGDGEHQHETYIRHINEALSRRPDGMAVTTHMCRGNFRSSWVAEGGYDFVAEALFNELEVDGFFMEWDDARSGGFEPLRFVPKGKVVVLGLVTTKRGELESADVLKRRIEEASRFVDLDQLCLSPQCGFSSTVEGNALTYEQEVAKLRRVVEVAEDVWGG from the coding sequence ATGAGCCTGCGAACGACCCCGCCGTTCCGCGCCGACCACGTCGGCAGCCTGCTCCGCCCGCCCGCGCTCTTGGACGCGCGCGCGTCACACGCCGCGGGCCGGATCGACGACGTCGAGCTCCGTGGCGCCGAGGACGACGCGATCCGCGACGTCGTGGCGATGCAGCGCGACGTCGGCCTGAAGTCCGCCACCGACGGGGAGCTCCGCCGGGCGTCGTGGCACATGGACTTCATCTACGCCCTGGACGGCGTCACCAAGGCGCCCGGCGACCTGAAGGTGCAGTTCCACAACGCCGAGGGCGACATCGAGTTCACGCCCGCCGCGATGCACATCGACGGCAAGCTCGGCGTGAGCGAGACGATCTTCGGCGCGGACTTCGCGTTCCTGCGCGAGCAGGTCGCCGCCGGCGGCGACGGCGTGCGCCCCAAGCTCACGATCCCGTCGCCCTCGATGGTCCACTACCGCGGCGGCCGCGCGTCGATCGACGAGGCGCTGTACCCCGACCTCGACGCGTTCTGGGCCGACCTCACCGCCGCCTACGCCGAGGAGGTCCGGCGGCTGGGCGAGGAGGGCTGCACCTACCTGCAGTTCGACGACACCTCGCTGGCCTACCTCAACGACCCCGCGCAGCGCCAGCACGTCGTCGAGATCGGCGGCGACGGCGAGCACCAGCACGAGACCTACATCCGGCACATCAACGAGGCGCTGTCGCGCCGGCCCGACGGCATGGCCGTGACCACGCACATGTGCCGCGGCAACTTCCGCTCCTCGTGGGTCGCCGAGGGCGGCTACGACTTCGTCGCCGAGGCGCTGTTCAACGAGCTCGAGGTCGACGGCTTCTTCATGGAGTGGGACGACGCGCGCAGCGGCGGCTTCGAGCCGCTGCGGTTCGTGCCCAAGGGCAAGGTCGTCGTCCTCGGCCTGGTCACCACCAAGCGCGGCGAGCTGGAGTCGGCCGACGTCCTCAAGCGCCGCATCGAGGAGGCCAGCCGGTTCGTGGATCTCGATCAGTTGTGCCTCTCGCCGCAATGCGGCTTCTCCTCGACCGTCGAAGGCAACGCCCTCACCTACGAGCAGGAGGTGGCCAAGCTGCGCCGCGTGGTGGAGGTCGCGGAGGACGTCTGGGGCGGCTGA
- a CDS encoding ABC transporter permease encodes MSATPLKIARRTSGVLIILALWELSTAVLGLFEPNVLPSPATVLTTFEDLVAHGDLVGQVGTSVRRALIGVVLGVTTGATLGALSGLWRRGEDLIDAPVQMLQAVPFTAIVPLFIVWFGIGELPKILIIAFGAAFPMYLNVYGAIRNVDVKLVEAARVFGLTKPQLIRHVILPAAVQPALVALRQSMAISVVALVAAEQLNASSGIGFILGQAREFLRADIVLVCIAIYAALGLTGDLIARTLERRLLGWRRTYRGA; translated from the coding sequence ATGTCCGCAACCCCGCTCAAGATCGCCCGCCGCACCAGCGGCGTCCTGATCATCCTCGCCCTCTGGGAGCTCTCGACCGCCGTCCTCGGCCTGTTCGAGCCCAACGTGCTGCCCTCGCCGGCGACCGTCTTGACCACGTTCGAGGACCTCGTCGCGCACGGGGACCTGGTCGGCCAGGTCGGCACGTCGGTGCGCCGCGCGCTGATCGGCGTCGTGCTCGGCGTGACGACCGGCGCGACGCTCGGCGCGCTCTCCGGCCTCTGGCGGCGCGGCGAGGACCTGATCGACGCGCCCGTCCAGATGCTGCAGGCCGTCCCGTTCACGGCGATCGTCCCGCTGTTCATCGTGTGGTTCGGGATCGGCGAGCTGCCGAAGATCCTGATCATCGCCTTCGGCGCCGCGTTCCCGATGTACCTGAACGTCTACGGCGCGATCCGCAACGTCGACGTCAAGCTCGTCGAGGCCGCGCGCGTCTTCGGGCTGACCAAGCCGCAGCTCATCCGCCACGTGATCCTGCCGGCCGCCGTCCAGCCCGCGCTCGTCGCGCTGCGCCAGTCGATGGCGATCAGCGTCGTCGCGCTCGTCGCCGCCGAGCAGCTCAACGCGTCGAGCGGCATCGGCTTCATCCTCGGCCAGGCGCGCGAGTTCCTGCGGGCCGACATCGTCCTGGTCTGCATCGCGATCTACGCCGCGCTCGGCCTCACGGGCGACCTGATCGCGCGGACCCTCGAACGCCGCCTGCTCGGCTGGCGCCGGACCTACCGCGGCGCATGA
- a CDS encoding MFS transporter, translating to MHHSYESLDGFAGGPRGRGSLLSPLRHRDFRLLWTGATASLIGDGAFLVALAWQVYALSGGPAGMSLVGIAMTVPTIAFLLIGGVASDRLERRWLLVGADLLRALAVSLLAGLTIGGQVQTWHVVVLAAFYGTGSAFHAPAFDALVPELLRGEELTQANALDQLMRPLALRLAGPALGGVVVGIAGAGGVFLLDCATFLMAAGTVLMMSPSRRVLGGAAAETSLIADLREGWHFVRGHAWLWATFASAAIAYLLFMGPVEVLLPYVVKEGMGGSAFDLGLVFAAGGLASMLCAVLLGRFGLPRRSITFMLVAWTLATLGVAGYGAANAIWQLMVASAIFNALETAGTIVWATTKQQHVPSALLGRVSSLDWLISVGLLPLSFALTGPAEAAFGARATLIGAGVLGAAVTLAALYVPGMRTLEERAVRAERRRRVVEERLRTAAAGASS from the coding sequence ATGCACCATAGCTACGAGAGCCTGGACGGCTTCGCCGGCGGCCCGCGCGGTCGTGGCTCGCTCCTGAGCCCGCTGCGCCACCGCGACTTCCGGCTGCTGTGGACTGGCGCGACCGCGTCGCTGATCGGCGACGGGGCGTTCCTGGTGGCCTTGGCCTGGCAGGTGTACGCCTTGAGCGGCGGCCCTGCGGGGATGTCGCTCGTCGGCATCGCGATGACCGTGCCGACGATCGCGTTCCTGCTGATCGGCGGCGTCGCCTCCGATCGCCTGGAGCGGCGCTGGCTGCTCGTCGGCGCCGACCTCCTCCGCGCGCTCGCGGTCTCGCTGCTGGCCGGGCTGACGATCGGCGGGCAGGTCCAGACGTGGCACGTCGTCGTCCTCGCGGCCTTCTATGGGACCGGCTCGGCGTTCCACGCGCCGGCGTTCGACGCGCTCGTGCCGGAGCTCCTGCGCGGGGAGGAGCTGACGCAGGCCAACGCGCTGGACCAGCTGATGCGGCCGCTCGCGCTGCGGCTCGCAGGCCCGGCGCTGGGCGGCGTCGTGGTCGGCATCGCGGGTGCGGGCGGGGTCTTCCTGCTGGATTGCGCGACGTTCCTGATGGCGGCGGGAACCGTGTTGATGATGTCGCCCTCGCGCCGGGTGCTCGGCGGCGCGGCGGCCGAGACCTCGCTGATCGCCGACCTGCGTGAGGGCTGGCATTTCGTCCGCGGCCACGCGTGGCTGTGGGCGACGTTCGCCTCGGCGGCCATCGCGTACCTGCTGTTCATGGGGCCGGTCGAGGTGCTGCTGCCCTACGTCGTCAAGGAGGGCATGGGCGGATCGGCGTTCGACCTGGGCCTGGTCTTCGCCGCCGGCGGCCTCGCGTCGATGCTCTGCGCCGTGCTGCTGGGGCGCTTCGGCCTGCCGCGCCGGAGCATCACCTTCATGTTGGTCGCGTGGACGCTGGCGACGCTCGGGGTCGCGGGCTACGGCGCGGCGAACGCGATCTGGCAGCTGATGGTCGCCAGCGCGATCTTCAACGCGCTGGAGACCGCGGGCACGATCGTCTGGGCGACGACCAAGCAGCAGCACGTCCCGAGCGCGCTGCTGGGCCGCGTGTCCTCGCTGGACTGGCTGATCTCGGTGGGGCTGCTGCCGCTGTCCTTCGCGCTGACCGGCCCGGCCGAGGCCGCGTTCGGCGCGCGCGCGACGCTGATCGGCGCGGGCGTGCTCGGCGCGGCGGTGACGCTGGCGGCGCTCTACGTCCCGGGCATGCGGACCCTGGAGGAGCGGGCGGTGCGCGCCGAGCGGCGCCGCCGTGTGGTGGAGGAGCGCCTGCGCACCGCTGCGGCGGGCGCGTCGTCGTAG
- a CDS encoding ABC transporter ATP-binding protein — MSGVTVRNLRRDYGERTVLRELDLDIAPGEFVALLGKTGCGKTTLLRVLAGLDPATAGTVEAPGRPAVVFQEPRLLPWKRVLDNVTLGQKGGGIKDAARQALQEVGLEAHADAWPLTLSGGEAQRAALARALVREPQLLLLDEPFAALDALTRIKMHALVSALWRRHRPAVLLVTHDVDEALLLADRVIVMADGRIAHHERIEADHPRDRTDDWFEGLRTDLLSQLGVTGAEDAPTTTPTRIHA; from the coding sequence ATGAGCGGCGTCACCGTCCGCAACCTGCGCCGCGACTACGGCGAGCGCACCGTCCTGCGCGAGCTGGACCTCGACATCGCGCCCGGCGAGTTCGTCGCCCTGCTCGGCAAGACCGGCTGCGGCAAGACGACCCTGCTGCGCGTCCTCGCCGGCCTGGACCCCGCGACGGCCGGGACCGTCGAGGCGCCCGGCCGGCCGGCCGTCGTCTTCCAGGAGCCGCGGCTGCTGCCGTGGAAGCGCGTCCTGGACAACGTCACGCTCGGCCAGAAGGGCGGCGGGATCAAGGACGCGGCGCGCCAGGCGCTGCAGGAGGTAGGGCTCGAGGCCCACGCCGACGCGTGGCCGCTGACGCTGTCGGGCGGCGAGGCGCAGCGCGCCGCGCTGGCCCGCGCGCTGGTGCGCGAGCCGCAGCTGCTGCTCCTCGACGAGCCGTTCGCCGCGCTCGACGCGCTGACCCGGATCAAGATGCACGCCTTGGTCAGCGCGCTGTGGCGGCGCCACCGCCCGGCCGTCCTGCTCGTCACGCACGACGTCGACGAGGCGCTGCTGCTCGCCGATCGCGTGATCGTCATGGCCGACGGCCGGATCGCGCACCACGAGCGCATCGAGGCCGACCACCCGCGCGATCGCACCGACGACTGGTTCGAAGGGCTGCGCACCGACCTGCTCTCCCAGCTCGGCGTCACCGGCGCCGAGGACGCACCCACCACCACCCCGACAAGGATCCACGCATGA
- a CDS encoding MarR family winged helix-turn-helix transcriptional regulator encodes MPLTPATRFSSPGFLLNKVGFVARRWIADALAPLGLNGREAEILLRLRAADGGLTQAQLCEQLDVDPSNLVTMLNKLEAAGLLERTRDAADRRRHIVTLTAAGRERRTQADAAVQRVEERLLDGLTARQRTSLRTLLMTVDERTAAEWTDEG; translated from the coding sequence GTGCCGCTGACGCCCGCCACCCGGTTCTCGAGCCCGGGCTTCCTGCTGAACAAGGTGGGCTTCGTCGCGCGCCGCTGGATCGCCGACGCGCTGGCGCCGCTCGGGCTCAACGGCCGGGAGGCGGAGATCCTGCTCCGGCTGCGCGCCGCCGACGGAGGGCTGACGCAGGCGCAGCTGTGCGAGCAGCTCGACGTCGACCCCTCCAACCTGGTCACGATGTTGAACAAGCTGGAGGCCGCCGGCCTGCTGGAGCGCACCCGCGACGCCGCGGATCGCCGCCGGCACATCGTCACGCTCACGGCCGCCGGCCGCGAGCGCCGCACGCAGGCCGACGCGGCGGTGCAGCGCGTCGAGGAGCGCCTCCTCGACGGCCTGACCGCGCGTCAGCGCACGTCGCTGCGGACGCTGCTGATGACCGTCGACGAGCGCACCGCGGCCGAGTGGACCGACGAGGGCTAG
- a CDS encoding putative bifunctional diguanylate cyclase/phosphodiesterase produces the protein MTTTLRKRAWIVFLAAAAVLATLYMLVPPLKGNSYVMFALGLSPVIAIPCAVRLHQPEAKGPWYWFAGGFLLFWLGDLYTYSYPKLTGHETPFPSLGDASYILVYPVLMAGLLLVVKRRASRSTDRGAVDAAILTIGLAVPSWIALIAPYLHDGSLSLDAKLVSVAYPLGDVLLLAAALRLALDGGKRGAAFNLMSSAIALLLVTDFVYGLTILHGTYDGQLWLDLGWIGFYVLWGAAALHPSMTILDHGRPAPSVLTRWRLALLAVASLIAPSVELTHDIQRGDTDMAVVTIAAIVLFGLVVVRMAGLMRQQERSMDRERALSRAGAALVAAGTRDELEAVAVAAATELTGDGVRVELRDADDFGAEERAARTGDAAVVVDLAPREGRASVLLAEGPAIADRAVRETLAALGTQLVLAFERAELTEELVRRQSEARFASLVQHSSDLITVLAPDATVAYQSPAIEKVLGFTPEEVVGRRIDELVDANDGSRLLRLIADGADAPVASQTLECTLNHKDGTTRQFEVLFTNLTADEHVGGIVLNSRDVSERKAFERQLAHQAFHDPVTELPNRALFVERVRHAIARSRREQRGIGIVFVDLDDFKIINDSLGHAAGDEVLKQVAQRLALSIRASDTAARFGGDEFAVLLEDIEGVQEAADAAERIMEAISAPLSAAHKELAVRCSLGIAIAPDDGTADADELIRDADAAMYIAKRDGKGGYRLFEPEMHEGVLQRLELRTDLQRALATDQLELYYQPVIRLGDGTISGVEALLRWNHPTRGMVGPDQFIPLAEESGLIVPIGRWVLREGCRQGRRLLDGVPSETPASLAINLSLKQLQNSDIVADVRDALEESGLAPERLTLEITESVLMADTDLAVQRLAELKALGIKLALDDFGTGYSSLSYLSKFPVDVLKMDRSFLREGASQQTTDLANAVVALGSTLSLEVVAEGIELPEQWKTLRDLGCELGQGFYFARPMDAESARVFLAEGRAGDFSGIVTGDDAP, from the coding sequence ATGACCACCACCTTGCGGAAGCGCGCCTGGATCGTCTTCCTGGCCGCGGCCGCCGTCCTGGCGACGTTGTACATGTTGGTGCCGCCCTTGAAGGGCAACTCCTACGTGATGTTCGCGCTGGGTCTGTCGCCCGTCATCGCGATCCCGTGCGCCGTCCGGCTCCACCAGCCGGAGGCCAAGGGCCCGTGGTACTGGTTCGCGGGCGGCTTCCTGCTGTTCTGGCTCGGCGACCTGTACACCTACAGCTACCCGAAGCTGACCGGGCACGAGACGCCGTTCCCGTCACTGGGCGACGCGTCCTACATCCTGGTCTACCCGGTGTTGATGGCGGGGTTGCTGCTCGTCGTCAAGCGGCGCGCGTCGCGCTCCACCGACCGCGGCGCGGTCGACGCCGCGATCCTGACGATCGGCCTCGCGGTCCCGTCGTGGATCGCGCTGATCGCGCCCTACCTGCACGACGGCTCGCTGTCGCTGGACGCCAAGCTCGTCTCGGTCGCCTACCCGCTGGGCGACGTCCTGCTGCTGGCGGCCGCGCTGCGCCTCGCGCTGGACGGCGGCAAGCGCGGCGCCGCGTTCAACCTGATGTCCTCGGCCATCGCCCTGCTGCTGGTGACCGACTTCGTGTACGGGTTGACGATCCTGCACGGCACCTACGACGGCCAGCTGTGGCTGGACCTCGGCTGGATCGGCTTCTACGTGCTGTGGGGCGCCGCGGCGCTGCACCCGTCGATGACGATCCTCGACCACGGCCGCCCGGCGCCGTCGGTGCTCACGCGCTGGCGCCTGGCGCTCCTCGCGGTCGCCTCGCTGATCGCGCCGTCCGTCGAGCTGACGCACGACATCCAGCGCGGCGACACCGACATGGCGGTCGTCACGATCGCCGCGATCGTGCTGTTCGGCCTGGTCGTCGTCCGGATGGCCGGGCTGATGCGCCAGCAGGAGCGGTCGATGGACCGCGAGCGCGCGCTGTCGCGCGCCGGCGCCGCGCTGGTCGCGGCCGGCACGCGCGATGAGCTGGAGGCCGTCGCGGTCGCCGCGGCGACCGAGCTGACCGGCGACGGCGTGCGCGTCGAGCTGCGCGACGCCGACGACTTCGGCGCCGAGGAGCGTGCCGCCCGGACCGGCGACGCGGCCGTGGTCGTCGACCTCGCGCCGCGAGAGGGCCGCGCGTCGGTCCTGCTGGCCGAGGGCCCGGCGATCGCCGACCGCGCGGTGCGCGAGACGCTCGCCGCGCTGGGCACGCAGCTCGTCCTGGCCTTCGAGCGCGCCGAGCTGACCGAGGAGCTGGTGCGCCGTCAGAGCGAGGCGCGCTTCGCCTCGCTGGTCCAGCACTCCAGCGACCTCATCACCGTGCTGGCGCCCGACGCGACGGTCGCCTACCAGAGCCCGGCGATCGAGAAGGTCCTCGGCTTCACGCCCGAGGAGGTTGTCGGCCGCCGCATCGACGAGCTGGTCGACGCCAACGACGGCAGCCGCCTGCTGCGCCTGATCGCCGACGGCGCCGACGCGCCGGTCGCTTCGCAGACGCTCGAGTGCACGCTCAACCACAAGGACGGCACGACCCGCCAGTTCGAGGTCCTGTTCACCAACCTGACCGCCGACGAGCACGTCGGTGGCATCGTCCTGAACTCGCGCGACGTCAGCGAGCGCAAGGCCTTCGAGCGCCAGCTCGCCCACCAGGCCTTCCACGACCCGGTCACCGAGCTGCCCAACCGCGCCCTGTTCGTCGAGCGCGTGCGCCACGCGATCGCGCGCTCACGCCGCGAGCAGCGCGGGATCGGCATCGTCTTCGTCGACCTCGACGACTTCAAGATCATCAACGACTCGCTCGGCCACGCCGCGGGCGACGAGGTGCTCAAGCAGGTCGCCCAGCGCCTGGCGCTCTCGATCCGCGCCAGCGACACCGCCGCCCGCTTCGGCGGCGACGAGTTCGCCGTGCTGCTCGAGGACATCGAGGGCGTCCAGGAGGCGGCCGACGCCGCCGAGCGCATCATGGAGGCCATCTCCGCGCCGCTGTCGGCCGCCCACAAGGAGCTCGCCGTGCGCTGCTCGCTGGGCATCGCGATCGCGCCCGACGACGGGACCGCGGACGCCGACGAGCTGATCCGCGACGCGGACGCCGCGATGTACATCGCCAAGCGCGACGGCAAGGGCGGCTACCGGCTGTTCGAGCCCGAGATGCACGAGGGCGTGCTCCAGCGCCTGGAGCTGCGCACCGACCTGCAGCGCGCGCTGGCCACCGACCAGCTCGAGCTCTACTACCAGCCGGTCATCAGGCTGGGCGACGGGACGATCAGCGGCGTCGAGGCGCTGCTGCGCTGGAACCACCCGACGCGCGGCATGGTCGGCCCCGACCAGTTCATCCCGCTCGCCGAGGAGTCCGGCCTGATCGTGCCGATCGGCCGCTGGGTCCTGCGCGAGGGCTGCCGGCAGGGCCGGCGACTGCTCGACGGCGTCCCGAGTGAGACGCCGGCGTCGCTGGCGATCAACCTGTCGCTCAAGCAGCTGCAGAACTCCGACATCGTCGCCGACGTGCGCGACGCGCTGGAGGAGTCCGGCCTGGCGCCGGAGCGGCTGACGCTCGAGATCACCGAGTCGGTCCTGATGGCCGACACGGATCTCGCGGTGCAGCGGCTGGCCGAGTTGAAGGCCTTGGGCATCAAGCTCGCGCTCGACGACTTCGGCACCGGCTACTCGTCGCTGAGCTACCTGTCCAAGTTCCCGGTCGACGTCCTGAAGATGGACCGCTCGTTCCTGCGCGAGGGCGCGTCGCAGCAGACCACCGACCTGGCCAACGCGGTCGTCGCGCTCGGCTCGACGCTGTCGCTGGAGGTCGTGGCCGAAGGCATCGAGCTTCCCGAGCAGTGGAAGACGCTGCGCGACCTGGGCTGCGAGCTGGGCCAGGGCTTCTACTTCGCCCGGCCGATGGACGCGGAGTCCGCGCGCGTGTTCCTCGCCGAGGGCCGTGCCGGGGACTTCTCCGGCATCGTCACCGGCGACGATGCACCATAG